The stretch of DNA GCTCTGGCCTTGCCGGCATGCAGCCTGCAGTCTGCTGGGAAAGGCAGACCCCAATGTAGACCTTAGGCTCCCAGTGTGGGGAGCCATGGTAGAGAGAGCCTGGCGGGGGCCGAGCGAGTCTTCCAAGAGGAGGTGGACCTTATTTCAGAGGAGGGAAGCACCCATCTGCTGGCCCCATCCGCCACCATTCCCTGTGCCGGGCCTGCCTGAGAGCCCACGAGTCACTCATTCGAAAGGATGCCTTTGGGAAGGGGCCACACTGCCCTTTCCCTGCACCACACCTGGGCCCCCCACTCCACTGCTGGCTAGAAACACTTGGCCTTGGGCAGCAGCAGTCCCCTCTTGCCTCCCCCCTACCTGGGCTACCATGCACAGTTCCTGTGGGTGGCAGATGGGTGGGTGAGGAAGCCCTGGACATCCCGGCCCTTGATAATTGGCCGCCTTGAGCTGCAAGCCAGGCTTGAGGTGAGATCTTGACCCCTGGGCCTGAGTTTCCTCATGGACCGGGCATGAGGACCTGACACGTTAATATAGGGAAAGCTCTGGAGGCGGGGCCAGCACAGAGGGAAGAGCCAGGGACCGTCAAGAATGGCTCTTTGCATTGTCTCGAGCTGGGGATTACCGAACACTGACCACGTGCCGACGCCGTGTAGTTCGTGAATGTCGTGTGGTTTGCTCCCCGCCATACCCTGATGAGGTGGGTTATCCTCAACAGTGCTCAagtttacaggtggggaaacagaggcagaatGACTGCCCGTGTTCCGTGCAGACATGGTCCCAGTCAGTGTGGCCACGCCCCCTCCTGCATTCACTCAAAGACTAATTATGCTGGGGTCTCAGTGCCAAGACCCCAGGGGCCAGGTTAGCACAGGCTCTGATCCAAACCTCTCTGCCCCACAGGAGCTGGTTGAATGGGTGCTGGAGGAGGCGGCCCTGAGACCCCATGAGGCGGATGCCCAAGGAAGCCCGCTCATCTTGGAGGTGGGCTGTGGATCGGGAGCCATCTCCCTCAGCCTGCTGAGCCGGCTCCCCCAGGTGAGTGTCCCCTGCATCCCTCTACCCCGCCCTGGTTGGGCAGGCTGACTGCTACTCACTGTCCCTACCCCAGCTGTCTGTGCTAGAAGCACTAGAGGGGACACTACCAGATGTGGGAGGACAGGGCTACCCCCAGCCCACCATAGTCACAGCCTCTACCTCTGTCCCCTTCTGTCTGTCCAGGCCCTGGCCTGCAGAGGGAAAAGATGTGGGTCTTTCCCTCTTTATCTGGCTGGTGGTTGGTTGGGGGCTCTGGTCTCTAGGCCTGGCCTCTCCCAGCACCTTCCTCCCATGTACCCTTCATACATTCTCGGAGCAGAGCCGAGCCATCGCTGTGGATAAGGGAGAAGCTGCCATTTGCCTGACCCTTGAGAATGCTCAGAGGTAGGTGGGCTGGGGGACCAGAAGGTTGGGGGTGACAGGAGTCAGACTTGGGCTTGACCTCAGCCCCTGTTCAGGTGACCAACCCACTGATATCCACTCCCAAGAAGGGCGAGGCACTGGGGCAGCCTGGCATGGCTCCCACTGGGGTACGAGTGGTGGGGAGCACCAGGTGTCTCACAGTCCACGAAGGGCGTGTCCTCCCAGTCCTTGCAGCCAAGAGCAGGattctgcccttcccttcccttcccatctctccaggCTTCGTTTGCAGGACAGGATTCAGATCGTCCCCCTCGATGTGACCTTAGGTACCTTCCCCACCCAtctgccctggggtggggaccCTGGAGATAGGTGCTGCCGGGTGGACGAGGCACTCTGCGATGCTGGAGGGAGGGCTTCGCAACATTTACCCCCCACACATGCATGCACGCGTGGGCACACGCACACGCACTCACACATGCGCACATAGGGGATCTCGGACCAGTCCTTGCTGAGGACAGGCAAGTCCCTGTGGCCTCCTGGGCTGACTTGACCCATGAGGGGACCAGCCCAGGGCttttcttatcttccaaatccCCCATAACTAATTCGTTGTCTGGGGCTGGCTTGTTGTCAAGGCCTAAGCAGAAGGTTAAGAGAAAGCCCCTCTTGTGTGGCCCTCATCCCCCCTGTGCCCAGGCACAGCATGGCTTGGCCACGCTCTTTACCGAGTGTCTCAGCTcctggcaggggccctgggccctAATGTGCTGGTCTGGTTTGGTCTGGCTTGTCAGGTCCGGGAGCAGGCCCCAGGTGTGGCTCCCCAGGGAAGGGGACGTGATGGTGGGTGGAGCTACCACTTCACCTCCCCTTCTCTGCTGTGTGTTCCCTGGATGCAGAGGGGAGCTGGGCACACCTTCTATACTGGGGCCCCCTGGACCTGATCGTCAGCAACCCTCCCTACGTCTTCCGCCAGGACATGGAGCAGCTGGCCCCTGAGATCCGCAGGTGCGGGATGGGCTTGGacagggcccaggcctgagaaGGCCAAGTCTGCCCATGAGGACCACACCGTCGggaggtgtggggggaaggggctgaAAGGGTGCTGGTGTTGGGAGAGAGCTCACTCTAGAGCCCACGGAATTGCCTGTGTTTAGCTTCTGCCTTCCCACCTAAGACCACTGGATGACGACCGCACCTCCCCACACCTCAGTTTCTGGCCCCTGAAAGGGCGGCCGAGCTCTGCGGGGCTGTGGGAGGACTCGGCAGTGACTCAGCAGGGTATCAGACACGGGGCAGAACACATGGAAGGTGCTCAGACAGGCACATCATTTCAgagaagactgaggcccagacatGGAAGGTGCCATGTCCAAGGTCATGTAGGGGCTTagcaggaaagctggcaccaaaCTAATCCAGCTTTGCACTGAGCCTTCCTGTTCTCACCACGGGCTGAGCACCCCGGGTCGCCCCAGAGCCCCGGACAGGGCAGTGGCTGTGTGGGGCAGGGCGCTGGCTCCCCTTCCTGGGCCCTCAAGGGTGGTCAGGGACAGCTCTGGGCCACCCGGACCAAGAATAGGAGCAGCCTGGTGCGGGGACACACTGAGGCATGGAGGGCTGTCAGGCAGTGGGGTTCACCAGGCACATGTGGCGCTGCCTGGTGCGCGCTGCTCGTGGGACGAAGGGGAGCTGGAGCTGCTGTCGTTTGGGGGCCCCTCGCCTGGGTCCTGAGACTCTCAGCCCAGAGTAAGTTCAGGGGGCCCCTTCATGGAGGCTCTGCTCAGCTCTTCTGTGCCTTTTGGACTCCCACCCCGGATTCTCACTTCCCACCACCTCCCCTTCAGCTACGAAGACCCAGCCGCCCTGGATGGCGGGGAGAAGGGCATGGACATCATTGAACAcatcctggccctggccccacGGCTCCTGAAGGACTCTGGGTATGAATGGGGAGGGTCCCCATCAGCCTCCTCCCCTACCAGGAGTCCTGGGCCTGCCCCGGCCGtcatcctgcccccacccctcccagcctggGCAACCCAAAAGTGCAGGTCCGGTCCTGCCCAGCTGAACTGGCCCATTTCTCCCCCACGTAGAAGCATCTTCTTAGAAGTGGACCCAAGACACCCAGAGCTTGTCAGCAGCTGGCTTCAGAGCCGGCCTGACCTGTCCCTCAACCTCGTGGC from Desmodus rotundus isolate HL8 chromosome 8, HLdesRot8A.1, whole genome shotgun sequence encodes:
- the HEMK1 gene encoding MTRF1L release factor glutamine methyltransferase isoform X3 produces the protein MSGQRSLRRRASLRPGNPFQSLRPALRRQPLTPGQLQCIQELSGRRLQRMPVQYILGEWDFQGLSLKMTPPVFIPRPETEELVEWVLEEAALRPHEADAQGSPLILEVGCGSGAISLSLLSRLPQSRAIAVDKGEAAICLTLENAQRLRLQDRIQIVPLDVTLEGSWAHLLYWGPLDLIVSNPPYVFRQDMEQLAPEIRSYEDPAALDGGEKGMDIIEHILALAPRLLKDSGSIFLEVDPRHPELVSSWLQSRPDLSLNLVAVRRDFCGRSRFLHIQRSGAQRGYPVDAWPEPPSARVPR